The following coding sequences lie in one Paramisgurnus dabryanus chromosome 16, PD_genome_1.1, whole genome shotgun sequence genomic window:
- the cryba1l1 gene encoding crystallin, beta A1, like 1 codes for MYRFSRSGMMQPMINSGMGMAPFFKVTVFEQEHFQGKCQEFTSECCNIQQCGFDNIRSIRVESGAWVGYEHHDFQGQQFILERGEYPHWDAYSGNLSYHVERLMSFRPVYCASHQSSRMVIFEKENFLGRSAELCDDYPSLQAMGWCGTEVGSMHVQCGAFVCYEFPGYRGRQYIMECERHSGDYQHWKNWGSHSQTPQIQSIRRIHH; via the exons ATGTATAGATTCTCTCGATCCGGCATGATGCAGCCCATGATCAATTCTGGCATGGGAATGGCTCCTTTCTTCAAG GTGACGGTGTTCGAACAGGAACACTTCCAGGGAAAATGTCAGGAGTTCACCTCAGAATGCTGTAACATCCAGCAATGTGGCTTCGACAACATCCGGTCCATTCGCGTGGAGAGCGGAGC CTGGGTGGGTTATGAGCACCATGACTTCCAGGGACAGCAGTTCATCCTGGAGAGAGGAGAGTACCCTCACTGGGATGCTTACAGTGGAAACCTGTCATACCACGTGGAGAGACTTATGTCCTTTAGACCCGTCTACTGTGCT TCTCACCAAAGCAGTCGCATGGTCATCTTCGAGAAGGAGAACTTCTTGGGCCGTAGTGCAGAACTGTGTGATGATTACCCTTCTCTGCAAGCCATGGGATGGTGTGGAACTGAAGTGGGATCCATGCATGTGCAATGTGGCGC TTTTGTGTGTTATGAGTTCCCAGGATACAGGGGCCGGCAGTACATTATGGAGTGTGAGAGGCACAGCGGAGACTACCAGCACTGGAAAAACTGGGGTTCCCACAGCCAGACCCCTCAGATCCAGTCCATCCGCAGAATCCACCACTAA
- the LOC135759584 gene encoding uncharacterized protein codes for MTFESLLVKELQKQQSKAEFCDIVLRTQGVSVPVHSCVLSAFSPWLCGALSGMPSLTGQKRLIEVQAIESCTLLSLVTLMYSGQLNKDKQEVLSAACKLGINIPQQVTIENEAERAASEPKSVERECQTEVLLTASLTVPYECPHTEETVKTVNVTGLSSWRSDQGLGSYVGASDITLTTLQNVQGIPEKLPSFQLMNVVPETSVYPTDKALPVRRTRGRPRKRSLALPSAAHSEISASVQKATNPSASFLMHTAPLPASNPTDLAQPMDWLIDDVIAQLPFMPPITSGIQNSQDGTMSTATLDSHPQTQTTVKLTDLDVAQPQPEGELTDILDSFLRTFDQHIGVCDGIPDGSHSSVTDADQQIATSNTLTRNDSCYPSRTSLKNTTTPQAPTSTLPRPQVSVCRPRKPPFKKLKGYPNVKSETCRMTRSQSRKRELENPQDMHWRDELPAKRRRRKKQEIKKGEISPQNEKKTQLHSETSRKIDSNCNVASALRKVMTLPSARRVKCCAQSTKNKPTTLDGSQSSDLCGHEESWLVKKQTCHTKRDSLSKMDQSTASASSQSDQSVTNTFTESHPETALSAFELMKNLLENQRKREEEQNKHDHRRWSAKRWREKGKFKLKRGAKRTRPCDQTTSPQNALVKGEEERLIKNSYNKSVDADADPCPISLSPSTLSESSDSSRAMVHSTESVTLTNITAMPCVSCTTDPAIPLEAGHIQSPADISEEDVDVVEISSSLSETTAVFPIIADIVPSTEEEDEEEAEIDVLDSD; via the exons ATGACATTTGAGTCGCTTCTCGTGAAAGAGCTCCAGAAACAGCAGAGCAAGGCAGAGTTTTGCGACATTGTGCTGCGGACTCAAG gtGTATCTGTGCCGGTGCACAGCTGTGTGTTATCTGCCTTTAGCCCTTGGCTCTGTGGAGCTCTGTCAGGCATGCCGTCACTGACTGGGCAGAAGCGACTGATTGAGGTCCAGGCCATAGAATCCTGCACACTGCTTAGTCTGGTAACTCTAATGTACTCAGGTCAGTTAAACAAGGACAAACAGGAAGTCCTCTCAGCAGCCTGCAAACTCGGCATTAACATACCTCAGCAAGTCACTATAGAGAACGAAGCAGAGAGAGCGGCATCTGAACCGAAGTCAGTGGAGAGAGAGTGTCAGACCGAAGTTCTCCTCACAGCATCTCTAACGGTCCCCTATGAATGTCCACATACTGAGGAGACCGTCAAAACCGTTAACGTGACTGGCCTGTCATCGTGGAGATCAGACCAAGGGCTCGGCTCATACGTCGGTGCCTCTGATATCACCCTGACAACACTTCAGAATGTCCAGGGTATTCCAGAGAAGTTGCCTTCTTTTCAACTCATGAATGTGGTCCCCGAAACCTCTGTGTATCCCACA GACAAAGCTCTGCCTGTTAGGCGAACAAGAGGTCGTCCCCGCAAACGTTCCTTGGCCCTACCAAGCGCTGCCCACAGTGAGATATCAGCATCTGTGCAGAAAGCTACAAACCCTTCAGCTTCATTCCTGATGCACACCGCTCCTCTCCCAGCATCCAATCCGACAGACCTCGCTCAGCCAATGGACTGGCTTATAGATGATGTCATTGCACAGCTCCCTTTTATGCCCCCCATTACTTCAGGGATTCAAAACAGTCAGGATGGCACAATGAGTACGGCAACATTAGATTCTCATCCACAAACACAGACCACAGTAAAGCTTACTGATCTTGATGTAGCGCAACCACAGCCCGAAGGTGAGCTTACAGACATACTTGATAGTTTTCTGAGAACGTTTGATCAACACATTGGCGTGTGTGATGGGATTCCAGACGGGTCACATAGCAGCGTAACGGATGCAGATCAACAAATAGCCacatcaaatacacttacaagAAATGACTCTTGTTACCCATCCCGGACTTCTTTAAAGAACACGACAACACCACAAGCCCCAACATCGACTTTACCCAGGCCACAAGTCTCTGTCTGCAGACCACGAAAACcaccatttaaaaaattaaaaggaTACCCAAATGTGAAGTCCGAAACTTGTAGGATGACCAGAAGCCAAAGCAGGAAAAGGGAGCTGGAAAACCCTCAAGATATGCACTGGAGAGATGAGCTTCCAGCCAAAAGGAGGAGACGAAAGaaacaagaaataaagaaagGTGAAATTTCACCTCAAAATGAGAAGAAAACGCAGCTGCATAGTGAGACCAGTCGCAAGATTGACTCAAATTGCAATGTTGCAAGCGCATTGAGGAAAGTCATGACCCTGCCTAGTGCACGCAGAGTGAAATGTTGTGCCCAGTCGACAAAGAACAAACCGACGACTTTGGATGGGTCACAGTCTTCAGACTTGTGTGGTCACGAAGAATCTTGGCTTGTAAAAAAGCAGACATGTCACACCAAGAGAGACAGTCTGTCCAAGATGGATCAAAGTACGGCATCAGCGAGCTCTCAATCCGACCAATCAGTCACGAACACATTCACTGAGTCCCATCCAGAGACGGCTCTTTCTGCTTTTGAATTAATGAAAAACCTCTTGGAGAaccagagaaagagagaagaaGAGCAAAATAAACACGATCACAGGAGGTGGAGTGCAAAAAGATGGAGAGAAAAGGGAAAATTTAAGCTAAAACGAGGTGCCAAGAGGACACGACCTTGCGACCAGACCACTTCACCTCAGAATGCTTTGGTTAAAG GTGAAGAAGAGAGACTGATCAAGAACAGCTACAACAAATCAGTTGATGCTGATGCTGACCCCTGTCCTATTTCTCTTTCTCCAAGTACTCTTTCAGAGTCCTCAGACAGTAGTCGTGCAATGGTACATAGCACAGAAAGTGtaacattaacaaacattacAGCCATGCCTTGTGTCTCGTGTACAACAGACCCTGCCATACCTCTCGAAGCCGGACACATACAGTCCCCCGCAGACATTTCGGAAGAAGATGTGGATGTCGTTGAGATTTCAAGCTCTTTGTCTGAGACTACCGCTGTGTTTCCGATCATTGCTGACATTGTGCCTAGCACAGAGGAGGAGGATGAGGAAGAGGCAGAGATTGATGTGTTAGACTCTGATTAG
- the tmem33 gene encoding transmembrane protein 33 yields the protein MADTEQRSQPPPPSQNGPVQFLLSNKLETAMWLSRLFTVYCSIMFILPLLGPQAAANFYQRALLANALTSALRLHQRLPHFQLSRAFLAQALQEDSCHYLLYSLILVNSYPITMSIFPVFLFSLLHATTYTKKVLDTMGPNSLMFVRNFLNKLTANQQNILKFIACNEIFLMPATVFMIFSGQGSLLQPFIYYRFLTLRYTSRRNPYCRTLFTELRILLEHFVMKPSCPVFFRRMCLNSIAFISRLAPTGV from the exons ATGGCAGACACAGAGCAAAGGAGTCAACCTCCTCCTCCCTCTCAAAATGGACCTGTG CAATTCCTGTTGAGTAACAAGCTGGAAACGGCCATGTGGCTGTCACGGCTCTTCACTGTTTACTGTTCCATCATGTTCATTCTTCCCCTACTTGG GCCTCAAGCAGCAGCTAATTTCTATCAGAGGGCATTGCTGGCAAATGCCCTGACCAGCGCTCTACGTCTGCACCAAAGGCTCCCTCACTTTCAGCTGAGCAGAGCCTTCCTGGCCCAAGCCTTACAGGAGGACAGCTGCCACTATCTCCTCTACTCTCTCATCCTTGTTAACTCCTACCCCATCACAA TGAGCATATTTCCAGTGTTCCTCTTCTCACTACTCCATGCCACCACATACACCAAAAAAGTTCTTGAT ACTATGGGTCCCAACAGCCTCATGTTTGTGAGAAACTTTCTGAACAAGCTCACAGCCAATCAGCAGAACATTCTCAAGTTTATTGCCTGTAATGAGATTTTCTTGATGCCCGCAAcagtttttatgattttcag CGGCCAAGGTAGCTTGCTTCAGCCATTCATCTATTATCGGTTCCTCACGTTGCGCTATACCTCGAGACGCAACCCATACTGCCG GACTCTCTTCACTGAGCTTAGAATTTTATTGGAGCATTTTGTGATGAAGCCCAGCTGCCCGGTCTTCTTCAGAAGGATGTGCCTAAACAGCATTGCCTTCATTAGCCGCCTTGCCCCCACTGGGGTCTAA
- the ccna2 gene encoding cyclin-A2, whose translation MSALGQTQGSAVHDSEANIHNQENMLSRLRGAAKNRIENRENVNPKPGNRTILGVLENNQRRQPVLRAVKQVSGPQVVACKSEDHGRSFGEKPCTKPPAFQIHVDEPDGACAKKPSIQRATMDCSPLTLNPAVTRLRQPLATIDLAMESSFGDSPMDMSVVDSEERSTKVNEVTEYAAEIHAHLREMELKSRPKAGYMRKQPDITNSMRAILVDWLVEVGEEYKLQNETLYLAVNYIDRFLSSMSVLRGKLQLVGTAAMLLASKFEEIYPPEVAEFVYITDDTYTKKQVLRMEHLVLTVLSFDLAAPTINQFLTQYFLHQPVSNKVESLSMFLGELSLIDCDPFLKYLPSQTAAAAFILANYTLTGGSWSKALVEVSGYTLEDLMPCVQDLHQIYLGAAQHAQQAVKEKYKGSKYHEVSLIEPPETLILN comes from the exons ATGTCAGCTCTCGGACAGACACAAGGAAGCGCGGTTCATGATTCGGAGGCAAATATTCACAATCAAGAAAACATGCTTTCACGACTACGAGGTGCTGCCAAGAACAGGATTGAAAATCGGGAAAATGTTAACCCCAAACCGGGCAACAGAACTATACTTGGCGTCTTGGAGAACAATCAGCGCAGACAGCCCGTGCTACGCGCCGTTAAACAG GTCTCTGGGCCCCAAGTAGTTGCCTGCAAGTCTGAAGATCATGGCAGGAGCTTTGGAGAAAAACCCTGCACCAAACCACCTGCTTTCCAGATTCATGTGGATGAACCTGATGGTGCATGTGCGAAGAAGCCATCTATCCAAAGAGCAACTATGGATTGCTCTCCACTTACACTAAATCCTGCTGTGACGCGTCTAAGACAGCCTCTTGCCACTATTGATCTGGCCATGGAGTCCAGTTTTG GAGATTCTCCTATGGATATGTCTGTTGTCGACTCTGAGGAGAGATCAACAAAAGTCAATGAAGTCACAGAATACGCTGCAGAGATACATGCACACTTACGGGAAATGGAG cTGAAGTCAAGGCCAAAGGCAGGTTACATGAGGAAACAACCTGACATCACAAACAGCATGCGTGCCATTTTGGTAGACTGGCTGGTGGAGGTGGGAGAAGAGTACAAGCTCCAGAACGAGACCCTCTACCTCGCTGTCAACTATATTGATCGATTTCTTTCCTCCATGTCTGTCTTGAGGGGAAAGCTCCAGCTGGTGGGCACAGCTGCCATGCTTTTGGCTTC GAAGTTTGAGGAGATCTACCCTCCAGAGGTGGCGGAATTTGTTTACATCACTGACGACACCTACACAAAGAAACAAGTGTTAAGGATGGAGCATCTGGTGTTGACTGTTCTCTCTTTTGATCTTGCTGCGCCAACAATCAATCAGTTTCTCACCCAGTATTTCTTGCACCAACCTGTGAGCAACAAGGTGGAAAGCTTATCAAtg TTCCTTGGTGAGTTAAGTTTGATAGATTGTGATCCCTTTCTGAAATACCTCCCATCTCAAACTGCTGCTGCAGCCTTCATTTTGGCCAACTACACACTCACAGGTGGATCATGG TCAAAGGCACTTGTTGAGGTGAGTGGCTACACGTTAGAGGATCTTATGCCATGTGTTCAGGATCTACATCAGATCTACCTCGGTGCAGCTCAGCATGCGCAGCAGGCCGTCAAGGAAAAGTACAAGGGCTCCAA ATACCATGAAGTCTCTCTTATCGAGCCTCCGGAGACGCTGATTTTGAACTAA
- the bbs7 gene encoding Bardet-Biedl syndrome 7 protein, translating into MELNLNHVDYIQVGVTSQKTMKLLPTVGRKATQKVAVADHDGVVTCFGMKKGEAVPVFKSLPGQKISRLELGGALGTAQEKIFVCSGSEVRGYTKKGKQFLTFEANLTESINAMHVSGSDLFVCASYIYNHYCDCKDQDYYLSGDKINDVLSLPVETVGRIVPILACQDRVLRVLQRSDLLYDVEVSGPPTVLELHNRDGGKDGEEVLYGTADGKLGLLQITKSGAVTSWELDNEKKKGGVLCIDTFDIVGDGVKDILVGRDDGTVEVYGLDSSNEPTLRFENVLSESVTSIQGGCVGKEMHDEVLTTTYTGWVSGLTTEPQQMVAGPGDEIKMSRETQGKVAALRAELEQLQVKVLQGREKYQQSSQSSTAVSAVPVFSINDKFTLCQDDASYSLTLEVQTAIDNLLLQSDVPIDLLDVDKNSAVVSFSECDSESNGNFLLATYRCQANTTRLELKVRSIEGQYGTLQAYVTPRLQPKTCQVRQYQIKPLSLHQRTHTIDQDRPMNTLRLIGQFSFAEIHSWVVFCLPEVPEKTPAGESITFYFQNTFLGTQLEATYRKGDANFKSDNISTISILKDVLSKEATKRKINLNISYEVNEDSVSHTLKMIHPKLEYQLILAKKVQLIDALKELQVQEGNADFLIPEYRSILDESDKLLEEYKKQPAHLERLYGMITDLFIDKFKFKGQNVKTKVSQLLTILNNYELDSLMEFFNEA; encoded by the exons ATGGAGTTGAACTTAAACCATGTTGATTATATCCAG GTTGGAGTGACATCTCAAAAAACTATGAAACTTCTCCCTACTGTTGGACGAAAAGCAACACAAAAG GTGGCTGTTGCAGATCATGATGGTGTTGTGACCTGCTTTGGTATGAAAAAAGGCGAAGCCGTG CCTGTGTTCAAATCGCTCCCAGGACAGAAGATCTCCCGACTTGAGCTTGGAGGAGCCTTGGGGACGGCACAGGAGAAGATCTTTGTGTGCTCTGGTTCAGAAGTGAGAGGATATACTAAAAAGGGCAAACAGTTCCTTACGTTCGAGGCCAACTTAACAGAAAGCATTAATGCCAT GCATGTTTCGGGGTCagatctgtttgtgtgtgccaGTTACATTTATAACCATTACTGTGACTGCAAGGACCAGGACTACTACCTATCAGGGGACAAGATCAATGACGTCCTCAGTTTACCTGTGGAGACTGTGGGCCGTATTGTGCCCATCCTAGCCTGCCAGGACAGGGTGCTACGAGTATTGCAG AGATCTGATCTTTTGTACGATGTAGAAGTTTCTGGGCCTCCAACTGTTCTTGAGCTTCACAACAGAGATGGAG GAAAGGATGGTGAAGAGGTTCTGTATGGAACAGCTGATGGGAAACTGGGTCTTTTGCAAATAACCAAATCTGGAGCTGTGACTAGTTGGGAACTGGATAATGAGAAGAAAAAAGGAG GAGTGCTGTGTATCGATACCTTTGACATTGTTGGTGATGGTGTGAAGGACATACTGGTAGGAAGGGATGATGGGACTGTGGAGGTCTATGGGTTGGACAGCTCAAATGAACCAACATTGCGCTTTGAGAAT gTTTTGTCTGAGAGTGTTACATCAATTCAAGGAGGCTGTGTCGGAAAGGAAATGCATGATGAAGTTCTGACAACAACTTACACAG GATGGGTGTCAGGTCTCACCACAGAGCCCCAGCAGATGGTAGCAGGCCCGGGGGATGAGATCAAGATGAGCCGAGAGACCCAGGGGAAGGTGGCCGCACTCAG GGCTGAGTTGGAGCAGTTGCAGGTGAAGGTATTGCAGGGAAGAGAAAAATATCAGCAAAGCTCTCAGTCCAGCACAGCTGTGTCTGCTGTGCCCGTCTTCAGCATCAATGACAAGTTCACATTGTGCCAGGATGATGCTAGTTACAGCCTCACGCTAGAGGTGCAGACTGCCATTGACAACCTGCTGCTACAG AGTGATGTTCCCATTGACCTGCTGGATGTTGATAAGAATTCAGCTGTGGTTAGTTTCAGTGAATGTGATTCAGAG TCAAATGGGAACTTTCTCCTCGCCACCTACAGATGCCAAGCAAATACCACAAGGCTGGAACTAAAG GTGAGGTCTATTGAGGGTCAGTATGGAACCCTGCAAGCTTATGTGACGCCAAGACTTCAGCCCAAAACCTGCCAAGTTCGACAGTACCAGATCAAACCTCTCTCCCTCCACCAGAGAACACACACAATTGACCAAGATCG GCCTATGAACACCTTAAGACTGATTGGGCAGTTCAGTTTTGCAGAGATCCATTCCTGGGTTGTGTTCTGTCTGCCTGAGGTCCCCGAAAAAACCCCAGCAGGAGAAAGCATCACCTTTTATTTTCAGAACACTTTCTTGGGGACACAGCTTGAAGCCACTTATCG TAAAGGTGATGCAAACTTCAAATCAGACAACATTTCTACCATATCAATTTTAAAGGATGTCTTGTCCAAGGAAGCGACTAAGCGAAAAATCAATCTGAATATTTCCTACG AGGTGAATGAAGACTCTGTGAGCCATACTCTTAAGATGATTCATCCCAAGCTGGAGTATCAGCTGATTTTGGCCAAAAAGGTTCAGCTCATTGATGCATTGAAG GAGCTGCAAGTGCAAGAGGGAAATGCAGATTTTCTGATTCCAGAGTATCGCAGTATACTGGATGAGTCTGATAAGCTCTTAGAAGAATATAAGAAACAACCAGCTCATTTAGAAAGACTGTATG gtATGATCACTGATCTATTCATCGACAAGTTCAAATTTAAAGGACAGAATGTCAAAACAAAAGTTTCACAGCTGCTTACAATTTTGAACAATTACGAACTTGATTCATTAATGGAATTTTTCAATGAAGCTTAA